Within the Leptotrichia sp. oral taxon 498 genome, the region CAATTTGAAAAAATAGAGATTTTAAATTATTTGAAAAAAATTGACCAAAATTATATAGTTGATTATACAAATAATGAGAGCAACTATTCAAGAAATTACATAAGGAATGAAGTTTTTCCAATGTTTTCAAAAATAAATAAAAATTTTAAAAATAAAGTGAATGACTTGATTTTGGAAATCAATGAGCGGGAAAATAAATTTGGCAAAATTAATGTAAAAAATAAAAAAAAAGATGAGTTCGTCAAATTTTTGAACGAAAATGATGTGGAAATTTCAAGAAAAAAAATTGACCAAATTTTTTATTCTCTTTTTGATAATTTTGGAAATTTAAAAAATGATGGAGAAAAAGAATTTAATTTGGGAAAAAATAAAATTTTGAAAAAAAATTATTTTGGCTATAAAATTGTTGAAAATGAAGAAAAAAATTTAAAAAATCAAAAGAAATTTGAAATTATAAAGAAAAATCAAAGTATAGAGTGGTATAATTCCAAGACAATAAGTTTTTTTGAAAATATATTGGAATTTGATAATTTTTTTGTTGAAAAAAAGGATTTTAAGTACACATTTCTTATTTTTGAAGACAATTTTGTGAGTGATAAAAGTAAAATAATTGTAAGGAACAGGGAAAATGGCGACAGAATTTGGCTTAGAAATTTAGGTCAAAAAAAAATAAAAAAAATTTTAATAGATAAAAAAATATCGAAAAGTGAGAGAGAGTTTGTTCCAATTGTAGAATTGGTTTTTGAAGATGAAAAGAAAGAAAATATTATTTTAACAATTTCAGATATAAAATTTTCAAAATTTGTAAAAAAAATTTTTAAAACTGATATAAAAAATTTTAAAAATAGTAATAAAATATTAGTAATTGGGAGGAAGAAATGGCAGACAGAGATAAAAATGACATAAAGAAAAGATTGGAAGAATTGAGAAAAGACAACAACAGAAAAAATAAGCAAGGGAATGAAAATTCGCCGTTTTCTGGTTTTTTATTTGTTTTACTTGTAGTTTTACTGTCTTTATTTACATTTTTGTTTCAAAGAGATATTCAAAGTTATTTCCAAGAAAAGAAAAATGTATCGTATTCTGAATTTTTAGACAGAACTAGAAGAGGAGAATTTAAGGAAATTGATGAAAAAGATGACAAATTGGTTGCAAAAGGTAGAGTTACTGGAAAAGATATTCTTTTTTATACTAAAAAAATTACTGATCGTGTGGGGAATGAGCCGCAAATAATTAACGCTGTTGAAGCAAAAAATGTAAAATTGAATTCAATGCCTCCATCAGGTGGCGGATACTTTTTAGCAATACTTTTAAATGCACTTCCGCTTATTATAATGATTGGACTTATGGTTTATTTGGCTAAAAAGATGAGCGGTGGTGGTCAAGGTGGACCTGGAAATATTTTTGGATTTGGAAAATCTCGTGTGAATAAAATTGACAAAAAACCTGATGTAAAATTTGAAGATGTTGCAGGAGTTGACGGTGCCAAAGAGGAATTAAAAGAAGTTGTCGATTTTTTGAAAAATCCTGACAAATATACAAAAGCTGGAGCTAGAGTTCCAAAAGGTGTGCTTTTACTTGGAAGACCTGGAACTGGAAAGACATTACTTGCAAAAGCTGTTGCTGGGGAATCTGGAGCTTCGTTTTTTAGCATTTCGGGTTCGGAATTTGTGGAAATGTTTGTCGGAGTTGGAGCTTCTCGTGTGAGAGATTTGTTTGAAAAAGCAAAAGAATCTAGTCCATCAATAATTTTTATAGATGAAATTGATGCAATCGGACGAAAAAGAAGTGCGGGAAAAAATAGTGGAAGCAACGATGAAAGAGAACAGACATTAAATCAGTTGTTAGTTGAAATGGATGGATTTGATACAGATACAAAAGTAATTGTACTTGCTGCAACAAACCGTGAAGATGTACTAGATTCTGCACTTTTAAGAGCGGGAAGATTTGATAGAAGAATTACAGTTGATGCACCTGATTTACAAGGAAGAATTGCAATTTTAAAAGTTCATTCAAAAAATAAAAAATTGGCTAGTGATGTAAATTTAGAAGATATTGCAAAAATAACTCCTGGATTTGTTGGAGCAGATTTAGCAAACTTATTAAATGAGGCAGCAATTTTAGCGGCTCGTCGTGCTACTGACACAATTACAATGGCAGATTTAGATGAAGCTGTGGATAAAATTGGAATGGGACTTGGTCAAAAAGGAAAAATAATAAAACCTGAAGAGAAAAAATTACTTGCATATCACGAAGCAGGACATGCTGTGATGACAGAACTAACTGATGGAGCGGATCCAGTTCACAAAGTGACAATTATTCCAAGAGGTGAAGCTGGAGGATTTATGATGCCGCTTCCAGAGGAAAAATTGGTTACTTCAAGTAAGGAATTACTTGCGGAAATAAAAGTTTTATTTGGTGGAAGAGCTGCAGAAGAACTTGTACTGGATGATGTAAGCACAGGTGCTTATTCGGATATCAAAAGAGCTACAAGAGTTGCCAGAATGTATGTGGAAAGCGTTGGAATGAGCAAAAAATTTGGACCTATAAATCTTGAAAATCCAGATGATGAATTTGCATTTATGACAAATAAAAGTGATGAAACAATGAGAGAAATTGATTTGGAAGTTAGAAAAATTTTGATGAATGAATATTTGAATACATTTAATACATTACAAGAAAATATGCATATATTGGAAGGTGTCGCTCAACTTCTTCTTAAAAAAGAAACAATTACTGGAGATGAAGTTAGAAGAATTATCAAAGGTGAAACTTTTGAGGAAATTTTAGAAAAAGAATTTGGAAATAAAAAAGAAGATAAAGAAGAAACTTTGGTTGTAGATGAAAAAAATTTAGAAGATGATTTTGATGCTAAATTTGGAGAATCGAAAGAAAAATCTGAAATTGAAAAACTTGAGGAAACTGTAAAAGAGTTGACAAACGATGGCGAAACTTTGGAAGAAAAATTGAGAAAAGATGATTTTTTTACTAGAGATGAAGATAATAATGACGACGACGAAAAGGACAACCAGAAAGATAATGCTGAAGATGAGAAACAGAATGAAGATGAAAATAATGATAGTGGCGATGATGAAACTGATGATTTTGGAAGTTCTAAAAAAGACAATGATGATAGTTTTTCAAATGGAAAAAAGAAAAAAAATAATTTTAAATTGCCAAGTTTTATGGAATAATTAAGCATTAAAAAAAATGGAAAGATGACGTAATGTTATTTTTCTATTTTTTTAAAAAAAATTTGATTTTTGAAAATCATATGGTATAATTATAAAGTGAGGTATAGAAATGAAATTTTTTTCTTTAAAAAGTGTTTTAGTAGGTATTCTAATGACTAATTTTCTTTCATTTTCGTCAATTTATGATTACAAAAGGGAAAGTTCAAGAAAAATAAATGAAATTAGTGATTCAAAAAAGCGAGAAAATAGATTAAGTGCTTTATTTAAAGCTATTAGACAACACAATAACAACTTTGTAAAATTTTCTTTGTTGACCAAGGAAAATATTGACAGAAGAAAAGAAGCAATTGAACAAAATACTCCTGGTAATGGAAAATATGGAGTTGCAATAAATGTTTTTGAAATTTTTGGAATTGACGGTACATTGATAGATGTAAATGCCAGAGATGAAAAAGGATATACACCCATTATCGTGGCAATAGAATCTCAAAATAATGAAATTTTAGAATATCTTATAAAAAATGGTGCAAATTTGAGAGAAAAACATCCACTTTTTAAAAGAAGTGTGCTAAATGTGGCGTGTTATTATGAAAATGAAAAAGCTGTAGAAATGTTACTTTCTGCTAATCCAAAATTAATAAATGAACAAAGTGGAATTGATGGATGGACTGCACTACAAGATGCAACACTAAAAGCAAATATTGATATAATAAAAGTTTTATTAAAAAATGGTGCAAATCCTCAGTTAAAAGATTACAATGGAGGAACCGCAATGGATATGGCAACAGATTTTGGAAAAGGTCAAATTGTTAAATTGTTTCGTGATAATGTAAAGGCTAATAGAAAATATTAGTAAATATTATCAAAAAATGTTATTTATAATAAAATTTATACATAAGGAGAAAAAAATGAAAAGATTGACAGGAATTGGTGCTTCTGAAGGAGTATCAATAGGAAAAGTATTACTTTTTGTAGAGGGAAATATAGTTATTCCTCAAGAGATAGACGCTAATTCAACTATTGAAGGAGAATTGGCAAAATTGGAAAATGGATTGAAAAAGTCAAAGACTCAATTAATTGCAATCAGAGAAAAAGTAAAAGAAAAAATGGGTGAGGATAAAGCTGCAATTTTTGATGGTCATATTATGCTTCTTGAAGATGAAGATTTGATTGAAGAAGTAGAAGCTAAAATAACAGGTGATAAATTACCAGCAGCAAGAGCTCTAAGAGAAGGAATTGACGAATATTGTGAAATGATTTCTCAGTTAGACGATCCTTATTTGAGAGAGAGGGCAGCTGATTTACAAGATATAGGAAAAAGATGGTTAAAAAATCTATTGGAAATTAAAATTAATGATTTTAGTAATTTAGAACCAAATACAATCGTTGTTACTAAAGATTTGACACCGTCAGATACAGCTCAACTAGATTTGGAAAATTGTGTCGGATTTATTACAGAAATTGGAGGAAAGACAGCTCATTCGGCTATAATGGCTAGATCTCTTGAATTACCCGCAGTAGTTGGAGTAAAAGGTGTTTTAGGAGAAGTTAAAGACGGAGAATTAGTCATAATGGATGGAGAAACAGGAGAAATCTTCCTAGAACCAACTGAAAAATTAGTTGAAGAATATAAAATAAAACAAGAAAAAATTAGAGTAGAAAAAGAAGAACTTAAAAAATTAATTCATGAAGAAGCAGTTACATTAGATGGAAGAAAAGTAGACATTTGGGGAAATATTGGAAGTCCTAACGATGTTGATGCAGTAATCGAATCAGGAGCAACAGGAATTGGATTATATAGAACAGAATTTTTGTTTATGAATTCTGATCATTTTCCAACAGAAGAAGAACAATATCAAGCATATAGAGTAGTAGCTGAAAAAATGCAAGGAAAACCTGTCACAATAAGAACAATGGATATAGGTGGAGATAAGGAGTTACCTTATTTAGATTTACCAAAAGAAATGAACCCGTTTCTAGGATACAGAGCAATCAGAATATCACTAGAAAATAAAGATATGTTTAAGACTCAACTAAGAGCTATTTTAAGAGCTTCTCAATATGGTCAAATTAAAATTATGTACCCAATGATAAGTTCTATAAATGAAATTAGAAAAGCTAATGCTATTTTAGAAGAATGTAAAAAAGAATTAGATGAAATTGGTAAAATTTATGATAGAAATATAAAAGTTGGAATTATGGTGGAAACTCCTTCGACTGCAATAGTTGCT harbors:
- a CDS encoding ankyrin repeat domain-containing protein, coding for MTNFLSFSSIYDYKRESSRKINEISDSKKRENRLSALFKAIRQHNNNFVKFSLLTKENIDRRKEAIEQNTPGNGKYGVAINVFEIFGIDGTLIDVNARDEKGYTPIIVAIESQNNEILEYLIKNGANLREKHPLFKRSVLNVACYYENEKAVEMLLSANPKLINEQSGIDGWTALQDATLKANIDIIKVLLKNGANPQLKDYNGGTAMDMATDFGKGQIVKLFRDNVKANRKY
- the ftsH gene encoding ATP-dependent zinc metalloprotease FtsH, which codes for MADRDKNDIKKRLEELRKDNNRKNKQGNENSPFSGFLFVLLVVLLSLFTFLFQRDIQSYFQEKKNVSYSEFLDRTRRGEFKEIDEKDDKLVAKGRVTGKDILFYTKKITDRVGNEPQIINAVEAKNVKLNSMPPSGGGYFLAILLNALPLIIMIGLMVYLAKKMSGGGQGGPGNIFGFGKSRVNKIDKKPDVKFEDVAGVDGAKEELKEVVDFLKNPDKYTKAGARVPKGVLLLGRPGTGKTLLAKAVAGESGASFFSISGSEFVEMFVGVGASRVRDLFEKAKESSPSIIFIDEIDAIGRKRSAGKNSGSNDEREQTLNQLLVEMDGFDTDTKVIVLAATNREDVLDSALLRAGRFDRRITVDAPDLQGRIAILKVHSKNKKLASDVNLEDIAKITPGFVGADLANLLNEAAILAARRATDTITMADLDEAVDKIGMGLGQKGKIIKPEEKKLLAYHEAGHAVMTELTDGADPVHKVTIIPRGEAGGFMMPLPEEKLVTSSKELLAEIKVLFGGRAAEELVLDDVSTGAYSDIKRATRVARMYVESVGMSKKFGPINLENPDDEFAFMTNKSDETMREIDLEVRKILMNEYLNTFNTLQENMHILEGVAQLLLKKETITGDEVRRIIKGETFEEILEKEFGNKKEDKEETLVVDEKNLEDDFDAKFGESKEKSEIEKLEETVKELTNDGETLEEKLRKDDFFTRDEDNNDDDEKDNQKDNAEDEKQNEDENNDSGDDETDDFGSSKKDNDDSFSNGKKKKNNFKLPSFME
- the ptsP gene encoding phosphoenolpyruvate--protein phosphotransferase, translating into MKRLTGIGASEGVSIGKVLLFVEGNIVIPQEIDANSTIEGELAKLENGLKKSKTQLIAIREKVKEKMGEDKAAIFDGHIMLLEDEDLIEEVEAKITGDKLPAARALREGIDEYCEMISQLDDPYLRERAADLQDIGKRWLKNLLEIKINDFSNLEPNTIVVTKDLTPSDTAQLDLENCVGFITEIGGKTAHSAIMARSLELPAVVGVKGVLGEVKDGELVIMDGETGEIFLEPTEKLVEEYKIKQEKIRVEKEELKKLIHEEAVTLDGRKVDIWGNIGSPNDVDAVIESGATGIGLYRTEFLFMNSDHFPTEEEQYQAYRVVAEKMQGKPVTIRTMDIGGDKELPYLDLPKEMNPFLGYRAIRISLENKDMFKTQLRAILRASQYGQIKIMYPMISSINEIRKANAILEECKKELDEIGKIYDRNIKVGIMVETPSTAIVAYKFAKEVDFFSIGTNDLTQYFLAVDRGNELVSSLYNSFNPAVLEAIQKVIDAAHHAGISVSMCGEFAGDKRATRLLLGMGLDSFSMSASSGLTVKKIIRNSNYVDAQKYRDLILKQDTPEDVIEKLK
- the tilS gene encoding tRNA lysidine(34) synthetase TilS; its protein translation is MNNFKEKIRDLRKSELIKKGDKILIAFSGGPDSVFLFFLLSFLKKEYELKISLIYVNHNLRDDVENDLEFVENFSKENKVKIFIENLDVLEYCKKNKKSVELGARELRYKVLNEKLKELNFDKIATGHNLDDNVETLVFRLLRGTSVKGLKGIPAKRENIIRPILQFEKIEILNYLKKIDQNYIVDYTNNESNYSRNYIRNEVFPMFSKINKNFKNKVNDLILEINERENKFGKINVKNKKKDEFVKFLNENDVEISRKKIDQIFYSLFDNFGNLKNDGEKEFNLGKNKILKKNYFGYKIVENEEKNLKNQKKFEIIKKNQSIEWYNSKTISFFENILEFDNFFVEKKDFKYTFLIFEDNFVSDKSKIIVRNRENGDRIWLRNLGQKKIKKILIDKKISKSEREFVPIVELVFEDEKKENIILTISDIKFSKFVKKIFKTDIKNFKNSNKILVIGRKKWQTEIKMT